From the Theileria parva strain Muguga chromosome 3 map unlocalized ctg_531, whole genome shotgun sequence genome, one window contains:
- a CDS encoding 3-oxo-5-alpha-steroid 4-dehydrogenase family protein, giving the protein MDLLLKNHKGQFMERVNFPVDGTVEDFKTFFYEKHRFYPERQRWTVNSLTGPVLTGNKLTENGVTDGTSLYFKDLGVQISWRLVFFMEYLGPLFILPLLYFFPSFFYRTEPLIRYCSQKCGFVMLMFHFLKREFETFFVHRFSKETMPIKNLFTNCFHYWVLCAIGIGYYLFHPNYRPVLFFTRGAEKIILFALFFLFQFLTFMTHLTLCRLRPKGTVVRGIPRDWGFQYVSCANYFWELLIWVDIALFVNTLTGYFFAFAVFLILANWAKKKHNKYLKEFPNYPKNRKALIPFLF; this is encoded by the exons ATGGACTTGTTGCTGAAGAATCATAAGGGGCAATTTATGGAACGGGTTAATTTCCCCGTGGACGGCACCGTCGAGGATTTTAAAACCTTCTTCTACGAAAAAC ACCGCTTCTACCCCGAACGACAACGATGGACCGTTAATTCAc TCACCGGGCCCGTCCTAACCGGGAATAAACTAACCGAAAACGGCGTCACCGACGGAACTTCACTATATTTCAAGGATCTCG GAGTTCAGATATCGTGGCGTTTGGTGTTTTTTATGGAGTATTTGGGACCGCTTTTTATTCTTCCGCTGCTCTACTTCTTCCCCTCCTTCTTCTACAGAACCGAACCGCTCATCAGATACTGCTCCcaaaa GTGTGGATTTGTGATGTTGATGTTTCACTTTTTGAAGAGGGAATTCGAGACCTTTTTCGTCCACAGATTCTCCAAAGAAACAATGCCCATCAAAAATCTCTTCACCAACTGCTTTCACTATTG gGTATTGTGTGCGATTGGGATAGGGTATTATTTATTCCATCCTAATTACAGGCCtgtattatttttcactCGAGGCGCTGaaaagattattttattcgCACTCTTCTTCTTATTTCAATTTCTCACCTTCATGACTCATCTCACACTCTGCAGACTACGACCAAAAG GGACGGTGGTGAGGGGGATACCGCGTGATTGGGGGTTTCAGTATGTGTCGTGTGCGAATTATTTTTGGGAGTTGTTGATTTGGGTTGACATTGCGTTGTTTGTGAATACTCTCACGGGGTATTTTTTCGCATTTGCCGTGTTTTTAATACTGGCAAACTGGGCCAAAAAGAAACATAACAAATATCTTAAAGAATTTCCAAACTATCCAAAAAACAGAAAAGCACTCATACCCTTCCTATTTTAA